Proteins from a single region of Oncorhynchus keta strain PuntledgeMale-10-30-2019 chromosome 20, Oket_V2, whole genome shotgun sequence:
- the LOC118381043 gene encoding protein DEK-like isoform X1: MVETRTVPLESLDDSSDDEPLIALVKKKPQHIEHNGTQGEKDQNRQPEPESKNSTRKDSGLDDTSDDEPSTKLLNKLSRAKEATVQAKRPVTTDIQRGTGNGIKKTNNRFTGSTQNEDSYDSSDDEPLIKMARKIPKQTSLPFKKRPFNTAREVNDVKKRRNSSQNTNKISTGSSSGDSSDDVPLINMVDKLKTQMRTKTPTTTARKTPGIKKPRKVFKKHNRSIETSDDSSDDEPLINLTKKSPSKETERTILKRCVTKESNSNNCNKIEGKMSREEEVSSDSDDKPLINLVKKPLKAVKKTTTSLKKRSVSGKTVVARKKTRPDIMNKAVIRRSTKVVQRTREGSLDDSSDDEPLSKKMVRNPQMKSLMVILERCDTKEVLEDNYRANVGNTGKRSAGDKENSDDELLIKMVTNPPHSSPETMAEKENKSQTALTMNL, encoded by the exons ATGGTGGAGACACGCACAG TACCGTTAGAGTCCTTGGATGACAGCTCCGATGATGAACCCCTAATTGCATTAGTAAAGAAGAAGCCGCAGCACATTGAACACAATGGGACTCAGGGTGAAAAAGACCAGAACCGACAACCTGAACCTGAGTCAAAGAATAGCACTAGAAAAGATTCTG GGTTGGATGACACCTCAGATGATGAGCCCTCGACGAAGTTGCTGAATAAACTTTCCAGAGCTAAAGAAGCCACTGTACAAGCAAAGAGGCCAGTGACTACTGATATCCAAAGAGGAACAGGTAATGGAATCAAGAAGACAAACAACAGATTCACAG GTTCAACCCAGAATGAGGACTCCTATGATAGCTCAGACGATGAGCCCTTGATAAAGATGGCTAGAAAGATCCCTAAACAGACATCATTGCCATTCAAAAAGAGACCCTTCAACACAGCCAGAGAGGTGAACGATGTGAAGAAGCGCAGAAATAGCTCACAGAACACTAATAAAATAAGCACAG GTTCATCATCAGGTGACAGCTCAGATGACGTGCCCCTGATTAACATGGTCGACAAACTCAAGACACAAATGCGAACGAAGACACCCACCACTACAGCCAGAAAAACACCTGGCATTAAAAAGCCcagaaaagtttttaaaaaacacaacaggaGTATAG AGACCTCAGACGACAGCTCTGATGATGAGCCATTAATAAATCTGACCAAGAAGTCTCCATCTAAAGAGACTGAAAGGACAATACTGAAGAGGTGTGTCACTAAGGAATCAAACAGCAACAACTGTAATAAAATTGAAGGGAAAATGAGCAGAG AGGAAGAGGTAAGTTCTGATTCTGATGATAAGCCCTTGATAAATCTCGTCAAGAAGCCTCTTAAAGCTGTAAAGAAGACCACGACATCATTAAAGAAGAGGAGCGTATCAGGAAAGACTGTGGTAGCCAGAAAGAAGACGAGACCAGACATTATGAACAAAGCAGTCATCAGACGGAGCACCAAAGTTGTTCAAAGAACACGTGAAG GGTCTTTGGATGACAGCTCAGACGATGAGCCCTTGAGTAAAAAGATGGTGAGAAATCCACAAATGAAGAGCCTAATGGTGATTCTGGAGAGATGTGACACTAAAGAAGTCTTGGAAGATAACTATAGAGCCAACGTGGGAAACACCGGTAAAAGAAGTGCAG GGGATAAGGAGAACTCCGATGATGAACTATTGATAAAGATGGTCACGAATCCCCCTCATTCTTCACCAGAAACTATGGCAGAGAAGGAAAATAAGTCACAAACTGCCCTTACGATGAACCTTTGA
- the LOC118381043 gene encoding protein DEK-like isoform X4, whose product MVETRTVPLESLDDSSDDEPLIALVKKKPQHIEHNGTQGEKDQNRQPEPESKNSTRKDSGLDDTSDDEPSTKLLNKLSRAKEATVQAKRPVTTDIQRGTGNGIKKTNNRFTGSTQNEDSYDSSDDEPLIKMARKIPKQTSLPFKKRPFNTAREVNDVKKRRNSSQNTNKISTGSSSGDSSDDVPLINMVDKLKTQMRTKTPTTTARKTPGIKKPRKVFKKHNRSIETSDDSSDDEPLINLTKKSPSKETERTILKRCVTKESNSNNCNKIEGKMSREEEVSSDSDDKPLINLVKKPLKAVKKTTTSLKKRSVSGKTVVARKKTRPDIMNKAVIRRSTKVVQRTREGSLDDSSDDEPLSKKMVRNPQMKSLMVILERCDTKEVLEDNYRANVGNTGKRSAEHL is encoded by the exons ATGGTGGAGACACGCACAG TACCGTTAGAGTCCTTGGATGACAGCTCCGATGATGAACCCCTAATTGCATTAGTAAAGAAGAAGCCGCAGCACATTGAACACAATGGGACTCAGGGTGAAAAAGACCAGAACCGACAACCTGAACCTGAGTCAAAGAATAGCACTAGAAAAGATTCTG GGTTGGATGACACCTCAGATGATGAGCCCTCGACGAAGTTGCTGAATAAACTTTCCAGAGCTAAAGAAGCCACTGTACAAGCAAAGAGGCCAGTGACTACTGATATCCAAAGAGGAACAGGTAATGGAATCAAGAAGACAAACAACAGATTCACAG GTTCAACCCAGAATGAGGACTCCTATGATAGCTCAGACGATGAGCCCTTGATAAAGATGGCTAGAAAGATCCCTAAACAGACATCATTGCCATTCAAAAAGAGACCCTTCAACACAGCCAGAGAGGTGAACGATGTGAAGAAGCGCAGAAATAGCTCACAGAACACTAATAAAATAAGCACAG GTTCATCATCAGGTGACAGCTCAGATGACGTGCCCCTGATTAACATGGTCGACAAACTCAAGACACAAATGCGAACGAAGACACCCACCACTACAGCCAGAAAAACACCTGGCATTAAAAAGCCcagaaaagtttttaaaaaacacaacaggaGTATAG AGACCTCAGACGACAGCTCTGATGATGAGCCATTAATAAATCTGACCAAGAAGTCTCCATCTAAAGAGACTGAAAGGACAATACTGAAGAGGTGTGTCACTAAGGAATCAAACAGCAACAACTGTAATAAAATTGAAGGGAAAATGAGCAGAG AGGAAGAGGTAAGTTCTGATTCTGATGATAAGCCCTTGATAAATCTCGTCAAGAAGCCTCTTAAAGCTGTAAAGAAGACCACGACATCATTAAAGAAGAGGAGCGTATCAGGAAAGACTGTGGTAGCCAGAAAGAAGACGAGACCAGACATTATGAACAAAGCAGTCATCAGACGGAGCACCAAAGTTGTTCAAAGAACACGTGAAG GGTCTTTGGATGACAGCTCAGACGATGAGCCCTTGAGTAAAAAGATGGTGAGAAATCCACAAATGAAGAGCCTAATGGTGATTCTGGAGAGATGTGACACTAAAGAAGTCTTGGAAGATAACTATAGAGCCAACGTGGGAAACACCGGTAAAAGAAGTGCAG AGCACCTATAG
- the LOC118381043 gene encoding protein DEK-like isoform X3, whose amino-acid sequence MVETRTVPLESLDDSSDDEPLIALVKKKPQHIEHNGTQGEKDQNRQPEPESKNSTRKDSGLDDTSDDEPSTKLLNKLSRAKEATVQAKRPVTTDIQRGTGSTQNEDSYDSSDDEPLIKMARKIPKQTSLPFKKRPFNTAREVNDVKKRRNSSQNTNKISTGSSSGDSSDDVPLINMVDKLKTQMRTKTPTTTARKTPGIKKPRKVFKKHNRSIETSDDSSDDEPLINLTKKSPSKETERTILKRCVTKESNSNNCNKIEGKMSREEEVSSDSDDKPLINLVKKPLKAVKKTTTSLKKRSVSGKTVVARKKTRPDIMNKAVIRRSTKVVQRTREGSLDDSSDDEPLSKKMVRNPQMKSLMVILERCDTKEVLEDNYRANVGNTGKRSAGDKENSDDELLIKMVTNPPHSSPETMAEKENKSQTALTMNL is encoded by the exons ATGGTGGAGACACGCACAG TACCGTTAGAGTCCTTGGATGACAGCTCCGATGATGAACCCCTAATTGCATTAGTAAAGAAGAAGCCGCAGCACATTGAACACAATGGGACTCAGGGTGAAAAAGACCAGAACCGACAACCTGAACCTGAGTCAAAGAATAGCACTAGAAAAGATTCTG GGTTGGATGACACCTCAGATGATGAGCCCTCGACGAAGTTGCTGAATAAACTTTCCAGAGCTAAAGAAGCCACTGTACAAGCAAAGAGGCCAGTGACTACTGATATCCAAAGAGGAACAG GTTCAACCCAGAATGAGGACTCCTATGATAGCTCAGACGATGAGCCCTTGATAAAGATGGCTAGAAAGATCCCTAAACAGACATCATTGCCATTCAAAAAGAGACCCTTCAACACAGCCAGAGAGGTGAACGATGTGAAGAAGCGCAGAAATAGCTCACAGAACACTAATAAAATAAGCACAG GTTCATCATCAGGTGACAGCTCAGATGACGTGCCCCTGATTAACATGGTCGACAAACTCAAGACACAAATGCGAACGAAGACACCCACCACTACAGCCAGAAAAACACCTGGCATTAAAAAGCCcagaaaagtttttaaaaaacacaacaggaGTATAG AGACCTCAGACGACAGCTCTGATGATGAGCCATTAATAAATCTGACCAAGAAGTCTCCATCTAAAGAGACTGAAAGGACAATACTGAAGAGGTGTGTCACTAAGGAATCAAACAGCAACAACTGTAATAAAATTGAAGGGAAAATGAGCAGAG AGGAAGAGGTAAGTTCTGATTCTGATGATAAGCCCTTGATAAATCTCGTCAAGAAGCCTCTTAAAGCTGTAAAGAAGACCACGACATCATTAAAGAAGAGGAGCGTATCAGGAAAGACTGTGGTAGCCAGAAAGAAGACGAGACCAGACATTATGAACAAAGCAGTCATCAGACGGAGCACCAAAGTTGTTCAAAGAACACGTGAAG GGTCTTTGGATGACAGCTCAGACGATGAGCCCTTGAGTAAAAAGATGGTGAGAAATCCACAAATGAAGAGCCTAATGGTGATTCTGGAGAGATGTGACACTAAAGAAGTCTTGGAAGATAACTATAGAGCCAACGTGGGAAACACCGGTAAAAGAAGTGCAG GGGATAAGGAGAACTCCGATGATGAACTATTGATAAAGATGGTCACGAATCCCCCTCATTCTTCACCAGAAACTATGGCAGAGAAGGAAAATAAGTCACAAACTGCCCTTACGATGAACCTTTGA
- the LOC118381043 gene encoding protein DEK-like isoform X2, producing the protein MVETRTESLDDSSDDEPLIALVKKKPQHIEHNGTQGEKDQNRQPEPESKNSTRKDSGLDDTSDDEPSTKLLNKLSRAKEATVQAKRPVTTDIQRGTGNGIKKTNNRFTGSTQNEDSYDSSDDEPLIKMARKIPKQTSLPFKKRPFNTAREVNDVKKRRNSSQNTNKISTGSSSGDSSDDVPLINMVDKLKTQMRTKTPTTTARKTPGIKKPRKVFKKHNRSIETSDDSSDDEPLINLTKKSPSKETERTILKRCVTKESNSNNCNKIEGKMSREEEVSSDSDDKPLINLVKKPLKAVKKTTTSLKKRSVSGKTVVARKKTRPDIMNKAVIRRSTKVVQRTREGSLDDSSDDEPLSKKMVRNPQMKSLMVILERCDTKEVLEDNYRANVGNTGKRSAGDKENSDDELLIKMVTNPPHSSPETMAEKENKSQTALTMNL; encoded by the exons ATGGTGGAGACACGCACAG AGTCCTTGGATGACAGCTCCGATGATGAACCCCTAATTGCATTAGTAAAGAAGAAGCCGCAGCACATTGAACACAATGGGACTCAGGGTGAAAAAGACCAGAACCGACAACCTGAACCTGAGTCAAAGAATAGCACTAGAAAAGATTCTG GGTTGGATGACACCTCAGATGATGAGCCCTCGACGAAGTTGCTGAATAAACTTTCCAGAGCTAAAGAAGCCACTGTACAAGCAAAGAGGCCAGTGACTACTGATATCCAAAGAGGAACAGGTAATGGAATCAAGAAGACAAACAACAGATTCACAG GTTCAACCCAGAATGAGGACTCCTATGATAGCTCAGACGATGAGCCCTTGATAAAGATGGCTAGAAAGATCCCTAAACAGACATCATTGCCATTCAAAAAGAGACCCTTCAACACAGCCAGAGAGGTGAACGATGTGAAGAAGCGCAGAAATAGCTCACAGAACACTAATAAAATAAGCACAG GTTCATCATCAGGTGACAGCTCAGATGACGTGCCCCTGATTAACATGGTCGACAAACTCAAGACACAAATGCGAACGAAGACACCCACCACTACAGCCAGAAAAACACCTGGCATTAAAAAGCCcagaaaagtttttaaaaaacacaacaggaGTATAG AGACCTCAGACGACAGCTCTGATGATGAGCCATTAATAAATCTGACCAAGAAGTCTCCATCTAAAGAGACTGAAAGGACAATACTGAAGAGGTGTGTCACTAAGGAATCAAACAGCAACAACTGTAATAAAATTGAAGGGAAAATGAGCAGAG AGGAAGAGGTAAGTTCTGATTCTGATGATAAGCCCTTGATAAATCTCGTCAAGAAGCCTCTTAAAGCTGTAAAGAAGACCACGACATCATTAAAGAAGAGGAGCGTATCAGGAAAGACTGTGGTAGCCAGAAAGAAGACGAGACCAGACATTATGAACAAAGCAGTCATCAGACGGAGCACCAAAGTTGTTCAAAGAACACGTGAAG GGTCTTTGGATGACAGCTCAGACGATGAGCCCTTGAGTAAAAAGATGGTGAGAAATCCACAAATGAAGAGCCTAATGGTGATTCTGGAGAGATGTGACACTAAAGAAGTCTTGGAAGATAACTATAGAGCCAACGTGGGAAACACCGGTAAAAGAAGTGCAG GGGATAAGGAGAACTCCGATGATGAACTATTGATAAAGATGGTCACGAATCCCCCTCATTCTTCACCAGAAACTATGGCAGAGAAGGAAAATAAGTCACAAACTGCCCTTACGATGAACCTTTGA